Genomic window (Argopecten irradians isolate NY chromosome 13, Ai_NY, whole genome shotgun sequence):
CACGTAGGGATATGGCTCAGGCAGAGATAAGATCGATGGATGAGAAGGCTAGGCAAGTGAAGGCAGTGAGTATGAGATAGCAGGGTAGCTGGACTCACTGGGAGGGAATGAGACAGAGGAAAGTATCCTGAAATGATATTTGGAAGATGGAAGGTCACAGACTAAGCTTCCTGCTGACGTCAACCTACGATTTACTGCCAAGCCCAACCAACCTATTCACCATGCAGGAAACCAGCTAACCTGGCACATGTCTTCACATCATGCCAGGTGGCACTTTCAGATGGAagcaatatgattaaaatacagatccttattatcactacgtttgatatgaggatctgacaatatcccattaggggtcacgtcaggatgacctttggaaatagccaatcaaattggcactgacagaatcttgactggggacgaactagtttgaaaaagctgtccgaattattttcgtgtacgtagtcatctcgcccaaagtgcacAATAATGCTCAATGTCTatgcttactgggacgaaatggcgttaacaATTGACGTAGAGATGTGTAGAACATGTATTTGATCTgcagtacacgtggtaaaaggtcatccgaacgtgaccgcatatgggatattgtcagatccatTATTGAACGGAGttgttataaggatctgtatttcaatcagattgagaTGGAAGATACACATGGCGCCACCACCAGGTCCTCGAGGAGGTAGCAGCAAGTCTAAACCGTTGAAGGAGGAAAAAGCGGACCAAAAGGACCAAAGTTTGCCACATTTGTGAAATCTGGAACCCCGGCTACAGGAAGCGTAAAGGCTGGCGGGATACTCGCAACAGCAAGAGACTGGGAAATGAGGGCAGACATCCAGCAGAGGATGGGTTCCCAGCAAAGGTGTTGAAGCCAGACATTGTGTTATGGTCCTGCAGCTCTAAGCAGGTAGTCAAGGTGGAACTAAAAGGTACCATGGGAAGACAGGGTGGAGGAGGCCAACGAACGGAAACAGCAGAAATACCAGCAGCTGATGGAAGAATGCCAACATTGAGGATGGAAGACATGATGCCTACAGATAGAGGTCGGATTCAGAGGTTTCCCCGGCTAATCATTATGGAGAGCCCTACGTCTATTAGGGGTAACCAGAGCAGACTGGAGGAACCTGATAGCAGCAGTAAGCAGGCAGGCAGAAGTTGTTTCCAGTTGGATCTGGAGGAAGAGGGAGAAGTGGATTGGTCACCAGCAACAGTGCTAGCCGCAAGGTGACGAATGGCAGAAAGACAGACATCGCTGCTCATGGCAATGAACAGGCAGAAATAAGACAAATACCCGCAATAACACCAAGCGGACGTGATAACCGACCGCTCCCTGGTTGGGCCTGATTAACCCAACCGGAACACCTCTGGAGGATGTCATGGAAAGTGCCGAAATGTCTAAGGAAGAAGGATCCACCTTATGAGGGGACCGGCCAGCATTGGAGTCATCCGAGGTATTTAGACTCTAAAACTGACCAACGTAAATCACAGTTTAACAAAATGTAAGAgcatttttgtgatatttactgAAGGTGAGAGATATAAGCCCTTTGAGCCTCTTGTTCATCAACAAAATGGACAAAAATTATAAATGAGTGGTATTcaataaagaataaaaatacTCTGTTTTATATTTCACTTCAGACTTTTGGAGCATATCTGTATTTTATGCAAGACTAACCTGGTAGAAAAGTTTCCTATCTCTCGGAGTGCCTCTATGTTTTTCCTGCTTTAACAAATGGAAATTGTTCTTTACAAGACCAATGAATTGCTGGATTCCTGTCTCAGTGAGAAAGGCTTTCTTCTTTTCACTCAATGCCTGCAGGGTAAAAAAAGGGGTTAAAGTAGTACaaagttgtttaaaatgtttgaaattacATGATTTGCTATACAGTTTCCTCATTGTATTGATACTTTTTGTCATACATTCAAAGTATTAAAAGTCGAAAATAAACACAATAAAAACTGAGCATTTACACAATGTGTAATATCTAATTATTTATAACTTGATTAAATGAACTACAAATCATAAGATTCTATAATAGCAGGGCAATAAAAATGAGTAGTAACCATGGAAACTATCAATCAAACATTGTGTTCTCtcacaatctgattgaaatacagatccttataaccactccgttcaatagaggatctgacaacatcctattAAGGGttatgttcggatgacctttataccacgtatAATTCAGaacaaatgcattttctgcacgttgctAAATCAATTGACAACACCATTTCGACCCAACAAACATACACGataagctttgttgtgctctttgggcgagatgactacctacacgaaaataattctgacagattttcaaactatttcctCCCCTGAAATTCACAGGCAAAATTTTGTCAGCAGcattttgattggccatttccaaggATCATCCGGACATCACCACTAATGGGactttctcagatcctcttatccaacgtagtgatattaaagatctatatattttaatcagattgtgttctctcaataaagtttattattttaaaagtgacTTCCCATAAATTGTCAACCAGGATTGACAATGACAGCAGTAGTTTGTGTAAAAAATCAAGTTGTGTCCCAGAAAAATGGGGATTGGGTCGATCATTGAAGACCAGGTAGCGGTCCCCTGAGATTCATTATAACTTTGTTATAATCATTTTTTCCTGTCCTGAGATTTGTAATAAATTTCTTATTACCTGCCATTGTGGACTTGTGTATTCATGGCCCTCAGCAAACAGAAGCTGGAACAAGAGGATATATCTGAGAAtgattcattatacatacaCAATGGAAACTAACCTAGTTTTTAAAACCaattaaattttgcaaattttgtTGGTTTGGTCGTTGTATTACTGATAGAAATTTGAACACTTTGTCAAACAATTAACTATTTTTCTATTCAGAATTCAAATTTCTTTCTAATATCATCCAAAATGACATAATGACCCTAATGGCTAATAGCTCTGATTCACACCATAGGCTCTTGGACCTCCAGTCCCCACTTTAGCTAAGGAACTTCCGGTCTCCACTAGGACTTCCGGTCCCCACTTTAGCTAAGAAACTTCCGTCTCCACTGGGACTTCCGGTCGTCCCCACTTTAGCTAAGGAACCTCCGGTCACCACTGGGACCTCCGGTCCCCACTTTAGATAAGGAACCTCCGGTCACCACTGGGACCTCCGGTCCCCACTTTAGATAAGGAACCTCCGGTCTCCACTGGGACCTCCGATCCCCACTTTAGATAAGGAACCTCCGGTCACCACTGGGATCTCTGGTTCCAACTTCAGCTAAGAAATTACCAGAAACTGGGACCTCTGGTCCCCACATAGGCTAGTGAATAGTATAGATGAGACATAGTTTGAGATGTTCCAAGAAACCTTAGCTTCATCACCTGAGTCTTGTTACATAAGCAGCACCCAAAGAGCCAAAATATATATGTTGGGAAATCATATAAATGTAGTGAATTATAGTTTAGGTTGTTGACTGTATAAAGTGTTGAAAGTGGTGTGTAAAGTGCAGGAtcctatatagtatgtgttatAATTTGTTAGAGTACCAATTAAACCCCATTAATGTAAATTCAGTTCTCGTTGTGTACAATAAAATGACCCCTATAGCTATCCACATATTTTGTGGTCGGTAAAAATATATGAAGATTGTATTACTGATTGGAATAAGAAAacatgcaattaattatttttggtttagaatttcaataatttccTGGTATCGTCCTAAAAGATGTAATGGCCCCTGAAGGTCACCACTTACCCATGCCTCTGATCTATTACTTACCTCCAAGATAACCACGCTCCCCTTCAGCACCATTTCACAGAAAACTTTCGCCTCGTAAGCTCCATACTCAAAGTCCTTTGTGGGACCCCGGTTCTCATAAATATCCTTCAAAGCTTTACATGTCCCAAGCACTGTCTATAAATAACGTGGAGAGACAACTTTTTACAACCTCTTAATGAACACATATACTTAAATCACTGATGGTCCAATATGGACTATGCTTATACAGTTTTTCAAGGAATTAAGGGAAAAAATCAAATTCACAAAGATTGAGACAAGTAGGCGTACTTCTGGCTGTAGATTATCAGCCACAGATGACTCAGATACACTGTATTCCATGCACTATTTACTTGATCCCCTGTAGACTGAAAAGaggtatttgttttattaaatgcaTGTATTCAATTGAAAGATAGAAGTATTTGATCAAATACCTATCCTGCCACTATAACATGTGCAAATATATCCTATAAAAATAGATTGGCAATATCATGATTGTAACAGTTCCTGAGATTGAGACCTCTATAACTATGGCTATGATTGCTATGCTTACCTCTGTTTTCTCTCTGAATATCACTATATAATCCACATCACTCTCCGGTGTGGACAGTCCGTACATGTGACTTCCGGCTCTGGCCACCAGTAAGATCTGACTCGGATCAAGCTTTCCGACAGGTCCTCCAATTTTCTTCATCACATCTACTAGGCTGGTGTGATCATCAGGCAGGGCTAAAATGTCAGGAACAACTCATGACATCTTAAGGATATTCACACCTATAATATTCAACTCTATAAACAGTGTATAGTCCTATAAATATTCAATTCTATACATAGTCTTACAGATATTCAATTCTATATATAGTCTTATAGATATTCAACTCTTCATTAAGTCTTATAGATATTCAACTCTACattaagttttatatatatttaactctACATTAAGTTTTTATAGATATTCAACTCTACATTCAGTTTTTATAGATATTCAACTCTACATTCAGTCTATAAGATATTCAACTCCACATTAAGTGTTATAGATATTCGTTGTTTTACATTAACATTATTCATACCCTGGTGTACGACAGCTCTGCCCTCCAGACGCACATCCACCTGCCACTTCTGCAGGAACTGTTCAATCTTGTTTACATCTGTATATCTAAATTTGGAGAGCTGACCTGTGACTTCCTCATTCCATTTCATGACAATGTTGAAAATGTCTCGCTTTGATGTGTCGTGATCCtaaagtaaataaacaaaacaaattgacTTGCTCTCATGATAAGACCAGCATTACCTATGATATATGGACCAATATAATGTTGCCAATATTGCAAAAGATATTGGTTTACAATCCACTGAATGCTTGAAAAAGAAAAAGGTTTACGATCCAATGAATGCTGTGAAGAAATGTTGCATTCTGTTGAAATAGTAATATGAGGATTATCCATTTGAACTAGAAGTACAAGGAGTATAAACAAAGGTCCtcagaacatgaccccttaatatgagatgttgtcagattctcAATGGAATGCTTGTGAGAATATAAGGAtctgaattttaattagattctCGGTAGTTCAAGAATTATCATCATGGTCTTGTCAATGTTTTCCTATTGTactctgattaaaatacagatctttagtctcattttgtcaatgttttccTACTgtattctgattaaaatacagatctttagtctcattttgtcaatgttttccTACTgtattctgattaaaatacagatctttagtctcattttgtcaatgttttccTACTgtattctgattaaaatacagatctttagtctcattttgtcaatgttttccTACTgtattctgattaaaatacagatctttagtctcattttgtcaatgttttccTACTgtattctgattaaaatacagatctttagtctcattttgtcaatgttttccTACTgtattctgattaaaatacagatctttagtctcattttgtcaatgttttccTACTgtattctgattaaaatacagatctttagTCTCATTTTGCTTCAAAATGGATCATACCTACCCTGCACAATAGTACATTATTGTAATTTcgtaaggccaaaaaaaattatgtctgtTTATGGTTACCcaaccgaccctaattttttatcCCTGACCCTTACATTTTTTCcaacttttctacaaaaaaaaatacaatcctcccgacctaccgaccctatttgttttgccaatgtaaccctaaacagactttTTTTGCCTAATAACAAATCATTCCTACCCGGTACAGTTTCTGTAGGATAGTGACACCTTCCTTAGCCAGCACTGGCAGATCATCGACGGAGAAAACAtcagtcaggggaggtaatccaTGCACAAGATTGTGGAGGTGATGAACCAATCTGTGAATTAAAAGATACCAAAAATATGCAGTCTATTTAGCCAAATAAAATACCAGGGTGATGATTGTTATTAGTTTTATTCTGTCAAAAACCAAATGAATATGTTTGTTCTCATCTGTATTCGTGctattgtatgtatgtatgtatgtatgtatgtatgtatgcagtCAAAATCgtactatgtatgtatgtatgtatgtatgtatgtatgtatgcagtCAAAATCAAGATTGATCCTTATGTCAgctgatatacattgtatgtcaattTTTACATGACTCAATTACAgatgttttcttcatttcatGCTTCTGAATTCCCttcaaaataacacaatttCTTTAATATCTCAATTTTAATTCATTATGTTTAAAGTTATTTAATATTGCCATTACCTAAAGCTATTACAGAAATCCTGGAAGGTGGCTGTTTCCCGAAGTCTGAATGGTCCTTTCTTGGATGTTTTCTTTCCTATCTTTCCTGTACACTGACCAAGACAGGAAAACACAGAGCCTTGTAAAcctgcaaattatatatttacataaacaaattatacatttacataaacaaattatatatttacataaacaaattatatatttacataaacaaattatatatttacataaacaaattatatacttatatttacatagacAAATCCTATATGTATATCAACATAAACAAACTATATGTatgttttcaatgaaataacatGTAGAATGAAAGACAATTATTCTAATCATTAATTTGAAATCTGTGTTATAATCCTtctaaattaaatatacatattttttgtattttgtctgAACCAAGCATTAAAGTTGAACTTTCCCACTTACACTGACTCATGCAACTTAATGATCCATTCGCATTTTAATTCAAAGTATTTTGATAGTCTTGACAAAACTGTTCCAGTCATGTTCATTGATCAAGTACAGTTAAATCTGAAACAACTTTTACTTTTTTAAATGTAGATGTGAAACAAGTTTGAGGATTTTGTGGAGTCTCAAAagtgattattttttattaacacTACACCCATTATCACTTACTGAATGGTTCTAAGTACAGTCAcccttgatattccaggggttccgatcatttacggtctctacacccctggactatctcatagtaaaactggagacaacagaacagtacaggtaatttagtcatttgatgtacatcaaaagagccgtataacggtacaccgtggttgactgtgtgactttgatgttagacgtcgctctctctgtagtcttcaaatgaaatatttgctagcctgTAATTGGTCAAATTTTTCCGCTGatctgccttcaatttcactatgagatagtccaggggtgtagagatcgtaagtgatcggaagccctggagtatcgaggatgaagtACAGtatgtagatacatgtacaaagacGTAAATGTTAATtctcataacatgtacaggtcgTCTTATGCTTGATTCCCAGCACCTTTGGGAAGTTCAAGATTCAACGTAAAACTATAGTAAGAAATACTACATATACAAACCCATTAGATCTTTGTAGTCTAGTATCTTTCTGAGATTCTGCCACACCTTGTCCTCATACAACACTGCTGATGTGGGGGCATACAGAACCTCCAAACATCGCGTCCGGCCTCGAGACAGGAAGTGGAGGAAATGGTACAACTCTACAGCGTACAACCAACCCTAAAACAGGAGTACAATTGTACAGTGTACAACCAACCCTACAACAGCAGTACAATTGTACAGCGTACAACCAACCCTAC
Coding sequences:
- the LOC138306237 gene encoding uncharacterized protein yields the protein MDTVDTKEDFIAMATEALQAQTRLTHQLPKSSKVHEKACETLDNLREIKAELDGSSVNFDPPQIKRDQFTEFRQLTLMHVPSSLTEEVKVKFNSFVTHTLNAACRKVLCVTLVTCPWYQVTQQERGEMARHNVIFIVYLSHDHQYLAPTNHHDQEKAFVIDEGWLYAVELYHFLHFLSRGRTRCLEVLYAPTSAVLYEDKVWQNLRKILDYKDLMGLQGSVFSCLGQCTGKIGKKTSKKGPFRLRETATFQDFCNSFRLVHHLHNLVHGLPPLTDVFSVDDLPVLAKEGVTILQKLYRDHDTSKRDIFNIVMKWNEEVTGQLSKFRYTDVNKIEQFLQKWQVDVRLEGRAVVHQALPDDHTSLVDVMKKIGGPVGKLDPSQILLVARAGSHMYGLSTPESDVDYIVIFREKTETVLGTCKALKDIYENRGPTKDFEYGAYEAKVFCEMVLKGSVVILELLFAEGHEYTSPQWQALSEKKKAFLTETGIQQFIGLVKNNFHLLKQEKHRGTPRDRKLFYQIFHKMDSIGYMMRGDVPPIRCSGDVRDYIMRIRTQPLQGDLDRDVLSQTAQQKFEQLQQELGSRVKRLKENMDYTLMLDWLLSVRGIDGRR